From a single Rodentibacter sp. JRC1 genomic region:
- the ushA gene encoding bifunctional UDP-sugar hydrolase/5'-nucleotidase UshA: protein MKKLFTILPLVLATSVAMAYEKDKTYYFTVLHTNDTHGHFWPNNKGEYGFPAQKTIINRVKTEVEKNGGAVLLLNAGDFNTGVPESDMQNAEPDIQAMNAMGYEATVLGNHEFDNPLQMLAMQESWAKFPFLSANVINKKTNQPLVKPYTIFDKQGLKIAVVGLTTEDTAKLGNPEYTNNVIFKDPTESAKETLKLLNENEKPDIKIALTHMGYYYDAQHGSNAPGDVSLARNLDKGAFDMIIGGHSHDAVCVDEKGVWIKDYKPTQSCKPDFQNGTWIMQAYEWGKYIGRADFEFKNSELTLVKYELIPVNLKKKVTKEDGKTEYVLYGEEIPQDPEIEKLLKVYQNKGNELLGRELGELKGKLEGDRTVIRFKQTNLGHLIAEAQRERAGADVGIMNSGGIRDSIQPGKVTYRDILKVHPFGNIVSYVDLTGKELLDYLNVVALKEVDSGAYAQYSGISMVVNQQAKKIENVKIQGKPLDLNKTYRISLPSYNAAGGDGYPMVTKNPTFLNTGFIDAEVLAKYIWKNSQKAPLDASKYDPKDAVIFK, encoded by the coding sequence ATGAAAAAATTATTTACTATTTTACCTTTAGTTCTTGCGACTTCTGTAGCAATGGCGTATGAGAAAGATAAAACCTATTATTTTACAGTTCTTCACACCAATGATACGCACGGACATTTTTGGCCGAATAATAAAGGTGAATATGGTTTCCCTGCACAAAAAACAATCATCAATAGAGTAAAAACGGAAGTTGAAAAAAATGGCGGAGCGGTACTTTTATTAAATGCAGGAGATTTTAATACCGGTGTACCTGAATCTGATATGCAAAATGCCGAACCGGACATTCAAGCAATGAATGCAATGGGTTATGAGGCAACAGTATTAGGGAATCACGAATTTGACAATCCTCTGCAAATGCTTGCGATGCAGGAATCTTGGGCGAAATTCCCATTTTTATCCGCTAATGTGATTAACAAGAAAACGAATCAACCGCTTGTTAAACCTTATACTATTTTTGATAAGCAAGGTTTGAAAATAGCGGTTGTAGGTTTAACTACCGAAGATACGGCAAAACTAGGTAATCCCGAATATACCAATAATGTCATCTTTAAAGATCCAACAGAATCGGCAAAAGAAACCCTAAAATTATTAAATGAAAACGAGAAACCTGATATAAAAATCGCTTTAACCCATATGGGCTATTATTATGATGCTCAACATGGTTCTAATGCACCGGGAGATGTTTCTCTTGCCCGTAATTTAGACAAAGGCGCATTTGATATGATCATTGGCGGTCATAGTCATGATGCGGTTTGTGTAGACGAAAAAGGCGTTTGGATAAAAGATTACAAACCTACTCAATCTTGTAAACCGGATTTTCAAAATGGCACTTGGATTATGCAAGCCTATGAATGGGGTAAATATATAGGGCGTGCAGATTTTGAATTTAAAAATAGTGAATTAACACTCGTTAAATATGAACTTATTCCGGTTAACTTAAAGAAAAAAGTCACTAAAGAAGATGGTAAAACGGAGTATGTGCTTTATGGTGAAGAGATTCCTCAAGATCCTGAAATTGAAAAACTCTTAAAAGTTTATCAAAATAAAGGGAATGAGCTACTCGGTCGTGAATTGGGTGAATTAAAAGGCAAACTTGAAGGAGATCGTACGGTTATTCGTTTTAAACAAACGAATCTTGGTCATTTGATTGCTGAAGCACAACGCGAGCGTGCAGGCGCTGATGTAGGAATTATGAATTCAGGCGGTATCCGTGATTCAATTCAGCCGGGGAAAGTTACTTACCGTGATATTTTAAAGGTTCATCCATTTGGTAATATTGTGAGTTATGTGGATTTGACCGGGAAAGAATTACTGGATTACTTAAATGTCGTGGCATTAAAGGAAGTAGATTCAGGTGCTTATGCCCAATATTCCGGTATCTCAATGGTTGTAAATCAACAAGCGAAGAAGATAGAAAATGTTAAGATTCAAGGCAAGCCATTGGATTTAAATAAAACTTATCGTATTTCTTTACCAAGCTATAATGCGGCGGGGGGAGACGGTTATCCTATGGTGACCAAAAATCCAACATTCTTAAATACCGGCTTTATTG
- the lpxC gene encoding UDP-3-O-acyl-N-acetylglucosamine deacetylase has translation MIKQRTLKQSIKVTGVGLHSGKKVTLTLRPAMPNTGVIYCRTDLNPPVTFPANAESVRDTMLCTALVNEQGVRVSTVEHLNAALAGLGIDNIIVEVDAPEIPIMDGSASPFIYLLLDAGIEEQNAAKKFIRIKQNVRVEDGDKWAEFKPYNGFRLDFTIDFEHPAIGKNVRNYVMDFSAQAFVHQISRARTFGFMKDIEYLQSQGLALGGSLDNAIVLDDYRILNEEGLRFKDELVRHKMLDAIGDLYMAGYNIIGDFKAYKSGHGLNNKLLRAVLANQNAWEFVTFEDKKQVPQGYVSPVQVLI, from the coding sequence ATGATTAAACAAAGAACATTAAAACAAAGTATTAAAGTAACGGGTGTTGGTTTACATAGCGGTAAAAAAGTAACTTTAACATTACGCCCTGCTATGCCGAATACCGGTGTGATTTATTGTCGTACGGATTTGAATCCTCCGGTTACTTTCCCGGCTAATGCAGAATCTGTTCGTGATACGATGCTTTGTACCGCACTTGTTAATGAGCAAGGTGTGCGTGTTTCAACTGTTGAACACTTAAACGCCGCATTAGCAGGTCTTGGTATTGATAATATTATTGTTGAAGTTGATGCGCCTGAAATTCCGATTATGGACGGTAGTGCCAGCCCATTCATCTATTTATTGTTAGATGCCGGTATTGAGGAACAAAATGCAGCGAAGAAATTTATTCGTATTAAGCAAAATGTTCGTGTAGAAGATGGCGACAAATGGGCGGAATTCAAACCTTATAACGGCTTTCGTTTAGATTTCACAATTGACTTTGAACATCCCGCAATTGGAAAAAATGTGCGTAATTATGTGATGGATTTTTCTGCGCAAGCATTCGTTCATCAAATTAGTCGTGCCAGAACTTTTGGTTTTATGAAGGATATTGAATATCTTCAATCTCAAGGATTGGCGTTAGGTGGTAGCTTGGATAATGCTATCGTATTGGATGATTATCGTATTCTAAATGAAGAAGGGCTGCGTTTTAAAGATGAGTTGGTTCGCCATAAAATGTTGGATGCGATAGGTGATCTTTATATGGCGGGTTATAACATTATCGGTGATTTCAAAGCATATAAGTCAGGTCACGGCTTAAATAATAAATTACTTCGGGCGGTACTTGCAAATCAAAATGCTTGGGAATTTGTTACCTTTGAAGATAAGAAACAAGTACCTCAAGGGTATGTTTCACCTGTTCAGGTGCTGATTTAG
- the ftsZ gene encoding cell division protein FtsZ produces MLYPDYGDFEEQSGALIKVVGVGGGGGNAVNHMVANMIKQDLGGTFLSENTLSSEEHGKIIFYAVNTDAQALRKSQVQQTVQIGGATTKGLGAGANPNVGRKAAEDDQEEIRKMLEGADMVFIAAGMGGGTGTGAAPVVAKVAKELGILTVAVVTKPFAFEGKKRMQFAELGIKDLSQYVDSMIIIPNQQIQKVLPKNATLIDAFAAANDVLRNSVMGISDMITSPGMINVDFADVRTVMSEMGQAMIGFGSAIGAAGEGRAEEAARIAVRNDLLEKVDLSNAKGILINITGGFDIGFEEFNVVGETIHSFASEDATIVVGTTLVPEMSDEIRVTIVATGLGEIAANESIQVQKKVEELHPTHLPTNENGQTISLRTQEFKREPIRSSYPQEQQPKEAYRSELEKPITDRLSSFQRFDPNAMNKDDK; encoded by the coding sequence ATGTTATACCCAGATTACGGTGATTTTGAAGAGCAGTCAGGCGCGCTGATTAAGGTCGTCGGCGTTGGCGGTGGTGGCGGTAATGCCGTTAACCATATGGTTGCCAATATGATTAAGCAAGATCTTGGCGGTACTTTTCTAAGTGAGAATACGCTTAGCAGCGAGGAGCATGGAAAGATCATTTTCTATGCGGTGAACACGGATGCGCAAGCGTTACGTAAAAGCCAAGTTCAACAAACCGTGCAAATTGGTGGGGCAACAACAAAAGGTCTTGGGGCTGGCGCGAATCCTAACGTAGGTCGTAAAGCGGCTGAAGATGATCAAGAAGAAATCCGTAAAATGCTTGAAGGCGCAGATATGGTCTTTATTGCTGCCGGCATGGGTGGCGGTACGGGTACCGGCGCGGCTCCGGTTGTGGCTAAAGTCGCAAAAGAATTGGGTATTTTAACTGTTGCAGTTGTAACAAAACCGTTCGCTTTCGAAGGTAAAAAACGTATGCAGTTCGCTGAGTTAGGCATCAAGGATTTATCACAATATGTTGATTCGATGATCATTATTCCTAATCAGCAAATTCAAAAAGTTCTCCCTAAAAATGCAACATTAATTGATGCCTTTGCTGCTGCGAACGATGTGCTACGTAACTCCGTAATGGGGATTTCCGATATGATCACCTCTCCGGGAATGATTAATGTGGACTTTGCTGATGTAAGAACCGTAATGTCTGAGATGGGGCAAGCTATGATTGGTTTCGGTTCTGCGATTGGTGCAGCCGGTGAGGGTAGAGCGGAAGAGGCTGCCAGAATTGCGGTTCGTAATGATTTATTAGAAAAAGTTGATCTGAGTAATGCAAAAGGCATTTTGATTAATATTACCGGTGGTTTTGATATTGGGTTTGAGGAATTTAATGTTGTAGGTGAAACAATTCACAGTTTTGCTTCTGAGGACGCAACTATTGTTGTCGGTACGACATTGGTACCTGAAATGAGCGATGAAATCCGTGTAACAATTGTTGCAACAGGTTTAGGTGAGATAGCTGCAAATGAATCTATTCAAGTGCAAAAGAAGGTTGAAGAATTACATCCGACCCATTTACCAACGAATGAAAATGGACAGACGATTTCATTAAGAACGCAAGAATTTAAACGTGAGCCGATTCGTTCTTCGTATCCTCAAGAACAACAACCTAAAGAGGCTTATCGTAGCGAATTGGAAAAACCGATTACGGATCGCTTATCTTCTTTTCAAAGATTCGATCCAAACGCAATGAATAAAGACGATAAATAA
- the ftsA gene encoding cell division protein FtsA produces the protein MAKLVETKAIVGLEVGTSKVVAVVGEVLPDGVVNVLGVGSCPSKGIDRGSITDLDAVVNSIQRAIESAESMADCQIMSVTLAITGEHIQSLNESGFVPIGETEVTQDEIDSALHNASTIKLPEGVSLLHVIPQEYAVDRQLNIKNPLGLQGVRLNAHVHLIACHQDWQNNLKKAVERCGLQVDKVVFSGFAATHSVLTEDEKDLGVCLIDFGAGTMNVMVFTNGALRFSKVIPYAGNIVTNDIAHACTISRAEAERVKVNYASAVYPARLQGDKKIEVAGIGGRAPRSLTKSDLSLITSARYTELLGVVKDELDQLKADLESKHIKFELIAGVVITGGGAQIEDLKECAMDVFGCQVRVGSPLNITGLTDYVNRPQYSTVVGLLQYSHSNSDDELIGGDNYSDGSIFGTIWSGIKKIANKVRSEF, from the coding sequence ATGGCAAAATTGGTTGAAACAAAAGCAATTGTCGGGCTTGAAGTCGGAACATCAAAAGTTGTTGCCGTTGTTGGTGAGGTATTGCCTGACGGTGTGGTAAATGTGCTTGGAGTGGGGAGTTGCCCTTCAAAAGGTATTGATCGCGGAAGCATTACGGATTTGGATGCGGTTGTCAATTCGATTCAGCGAGCCATTGAATCAGCCGAGTCTATGGCGGATTGTCAAATTATGAGTGTTACTTTGGCGATTACCGGTGAACACATTCAAAGTTTAAATGAAAGCGGATTTGTACCCATTGGTGAGACGGAAGTGACACAAGACGAAATTGATTCTGCCTTACATAACGCAAGTACGATTAAATTACCGGAAGGCGTTTCTTTATTGCATGTGATACCGCAAGAATATGCCGTAGATCGCCAATTAAATATTAAAAATCCCCTCGGTTTACAGGGCGTACGTTTAAATGCACACGTGCATTTAATCGCTTGTCATCAAGATTGGCAAAATAACCTGAAAAAAGCAGTTGAGCGTTGTGGTTTACAGGTCGATAAAGTGGTGTTTTCCGGTTTTGCGGCAACGCATTCCGTATTAACCGAAGATGAAAAAGATCTTGGTGTATGCTTGATTGATTTTGGCGCAGGCACGATGAATGTGATGGTATTCACCAACGGTGCATTGCGTTTTAGTAAAGTTATTCCTTACGCCGGAAATATTGTGACTAACGATATCGCCCATGCTTGCACTATTTCCCGTGCAGAAGCCGAACGGGTTAAAGTGAATTATGCCAGTGCAGTCTATCCGGCTCGTTTACAAGGTGATAAAAAAATTGAAGTTGCCGGCATTGGCGGGCGAGCACCCCGTTCTTTGACAAAGAGTGATTTATCTTTAATCACTTCAGCCCGTTATACGGAACTTCTTGGCGTTGTAAAAGACGAATTAGATCAGTTAAAGGCAGATTTAGAAAGTAAGCATATTAAATTCGAATTAATTGCCGGTGTGGTGATTACCGGAGGTGGTGCGCAAATTGAAGATTTAAAAGAGTGCGCAATGGATGTATTCGGTTGCCAAGTGAGAGTAGGTAGCCCATTAAATATCACCGGTTTGACAGATTACGTGAATCGTCCGCAATATTCGACGGTGGTCGGGTTATTACAGTACAGCCATAGTAATAGTGATGATGAACTTATCGGCGGTGATAATTATTCTGATGGAAGTATTTTCGGCACAATTTGGTCGGGAATTAAAAAAATTGCGAATAAAGTGCGGTCGGAATTTTGA
- a CDS encoding cell division protein FtsQ/DivIB → MNVLKRKGTQNLRYGESKFKFFLRLSVALLCVGLGYFVYSNWQNWLESLDTKPISAYALVGKTEFTDYTDVQDVLLKMGTLKGFWGQDVKAIQEQLETLPWVKGAVVRKVWPNRLSIWLTEYMPVAIWNKTEFVTKDGTVFQLPMERLKNKVLPYLGGPDYQSLKVLEAWNRIYADFKAKNLSVKGITIDERGAWQVILDNDIVLKLGRGEWKSKLERFAIIYPQIEVPEGKRIDYVDLRYAAGAAVGMADK, encoded by the coding sequence ATGAATGTGCTGAAACGCAAAGGTACGCAAAATCTTCGATATGGTGAATCAAAGTTTAAGTTCTTTCTTCGCTTATCGGTTGCGCTATTGTGCGTTGGATTAGGGTATTTTGTTTATTCAAATTGGCAAAATTGGTTAGAAAGTTTAGATACGAAGCCTATAAGTGCCTATGCCTTAGTCGGTAAAACAGAATTTACCGATTATACCGATGTACAAGATGTGCTGTTAAAAATGGGAACACTGAAAGGATTTTGGGGACAAGATGTCAAGGCGATTCAAGAACAGCTCGAAACCTTACCTTGGGTTAAAGGTGCAGTGGTTCGTAAGGTTTGGCCGAACCGTTTAAGTATTTGGTTGACAGAATATATGCCGGTGGCGATTTGGAATAAAACGGAATTTGTAACCAAAGACGGAACGGTTTTTCAATTACCGATGGAGCGTCTGAAAAATAAGGTATTACCTTATTTAGGTGGGCCGGATTATCAAAGCTTAAAAGTGCTTGAGGCTTGGAATCGAATTTATGCTGATTTTAAAGCGAAAAATTTAAGCGTAAAAGGCATTACAATTGATGAACGCGGTGCGTGGCAAGTTATACTTGATAATGATATAGTACTGAAACTGGGCCGTGGAGAATGGAAGTCTAAACTCGAACGTTTTGCAATAATCTATCCGCAAATTGAAGTGCCGGAAGGTAAACGAATTGATTATGTAGATTTACGATATGCGGCGGGTGCGGCAGTCGGAATGGCAGATAAATAA
- a CDS encoding D-alanine--D-alanine ligase, giving the protein MNLKQEKIAVLLGGTSAEREVSLNSGKAVLEALVNQGYNAHPIDPKVYDVANLKKDGFDRVFNILHGRGGEDGTMQGLLEQIGLPYTGCGVMASALTMDKMRTKMLWKAFGLPVAEMEVVTRETFAELDPQAVVDKLGLPLMVKPSLEGSSVGLTKVKTVEELKSAVEFALKFDRTILIEEWLAGDELTVPVLDNQVLPAIRIVPEGEFYDYEAKYISDNTQYFCPAGLTLEREQELALLVKRAYDAVGCRGWSRIDVMCDAKGDFRLVEVNTNPGMTGHSLFPKSAATVGISFEQLVVKILELSA; this is encoded by the coding sequence ATGAATTTGAAACAAGAAAAAATTGCTGTGTTATTAGGCGGAACTTCGGCGGAACGTGAAGTTTCTTTAAATTCCGGTAAAGCCGTATTAGAAGCATTGGTCAATCAAGGATATAACGCTCACCCGATTGATCCGAAAGTATATGATGTGGCGAATTTGAAAAAAGACGGCTTTGATCGGGTATTCAATATCTTGCATGGGCGTGGTGGCGAAGACGGTACAATGCAAGGATTACTGGAACAAATCGGCTTACCTTATACCGGTTGCGGCGTAATGGCTTCAGCGTTAACTATGGATAAAATGCGAACTAAAATGCTATGGAAAGCTTTTGGCTTGCCTGTTGCAGAGATGGAAGTCGTTACGCGTGAAACATTTGCAGAGTTAGATCCACAAGCCGTGGTTGATAAATTAGGCTTACCATTAATGGTTAAACCCTCTTTGGAAGGTTCTAGCGTGGGATTAACGAAAGTGAAGACCGTGGAAGAGTTAAAAAGTGCGGTCGAATTTGCCCTTAAATTTGATCGTACGATTTTGATTGAAGAATGGCTTGCCGGCGATGAATTAACCGTACCTGTGTTGGATAATCAAGTGTTACCTGCAATCCGTATCGTACCGGAAGGCGAATTTTACGACTATGAGGCAAAATATATTTCTGATAATACGCAATATTTTTGCCCTGCCGGATTGACTTTGGAACGTGAGCAAGAATTAGCCTTATTGGTTAAACGAGCTTATGATGCGGTGGGGTGTCGTGGCTGGAGTCGTATTGATGTCATGTGTGATGCGAAAGGTGATTTCCGTTTAGTTGAAGTGAATACCAATCCGGGAATGACCGGTCACAGTTTATTTCCTAAATCAGCGGCAACAGTCGGCATTTCTTTTGAACAACTCGTGGTTAAAATTCTGGAGTTAAGTGCGTAA
- the murC gene encoding UDP-N-acetylmuramate--L-alanine ligase, protein MKHSHEEIRKIIPEMRRVQQIHFIGIGGAGMSGIAEILLNEGYKISGSDIADGVVTQRLAQAGAKIFIGHTAENIEGASVVVVSSAIHKDNQELIAAKQKRIPVIQRAQMLAEIMRFRHGIAVAGTHGKTTTTAMISMIYTQAKLDPTFVNGGLVKSAGKNAHLGASRYLIAEADESDASFLHLQPMVSVVTNMEPDHMDTYEGDFEKMKATYVKFLHNLPFYGLAVMCADDPVLMELIPQVGRQVITYGFSENADYRIEDYEQTGFQGHYTVICPNGERINVLLNVPGRHNALNATAALAVAKEEGIANEAILEALADFQGAGRRFDQLGEFIRPNGKVRLVDDYGHHPTEVGVTIKAAREGWRDKRIVMIFQPHRYSRTRDLFDDFVQVLSQVDALVMLDVYAAGEMPIVGADSKALCRSIRNLGKVDPILVSDTAQLGEVLDQIVQDGDLILAQGAGSVSKISRGLAESWKN, encoded by the coding sequence ATGAAACATTCTCACGAAGAAATTAGAAAAATTATCCCTGAAATGCGCCGCGTACAACAAATTCATTTTATCGGTATCGGTGGGGCCGGTATGAGCGGCATCGCAGAAATTCTTTTAAACGAAGGTTATAAAATTTCAGGTTCGGATATTGCCGATGGCGTGGTAACACAGCGTCTTGCGCAAGCCGGAGCGAAGATTTTTATCGGTCACACAGCGGAGAATATTGAAGGCGCTAGCGTGGTTGTAGTCTCCAGTGCGATTCATAAGGATAATCAAGAATTAATCGCAGCAAAACAAAAACGCATTCCGGTTATTCAACGTGCACAAATGCTGGCTGAAATTATGCGTTTTCGTCATGGCATCGCTGTGGCGGGAACTCATGGCAAAACGACTACAACGGCAATGATTTCTATGATCTATACCCAAGCGAAGTTAGATCCTACTTTTGTTAATGGCGGGTTGGTCAAATCAGCCGGTAAGAATGCGCATTTGGGGGCAAGTCGTTATCTTATTGCGGAAGCGGATGAAAGCGATGCGTCTTTCCTTCATTTACAACCGATGGTTTCTGTGGTAACCAATATGGAACCGGATCATATGGATACCTATGAAGGTGATTTTGAAAAAATGAAGGCGACTTATGTAAAGTTTTTGCATAATTTGCCGTTTTATGGACTGGCTGTAATGTGTGCAGATGATCCGGTATTGATGGAACTCATACCTCAAGTTGGACGTCAAGTTATTACTTACGGTTTCAGTGAAAATGCGGATTATCGTATTGAAGATTATGAACAAACCGGTTTTCAAGGTCATTACACGGTGATTTGCCCGAATGGTGAGCGAATCAATGTGTTGCTCAATGTGCCGGGTAGACATAATGCGCTTAACGCAACGGCAGCACTTGCGGTGGCAAAAGAAGAGGGCATCGCCAATGAGGCTATTCTAGAAGCCCTTGCGGATTTCCAAGGTGCCGGTCGCCGTTTTGATCAACTCGGGGAATTTATTCGTCCGAACGGAAAAGTGCGTTTAGTGGATGATTATGGTCATCATCCGACAGAAGTGGGTGTGACAATTAAAGCCGCACGTGAAGGCTGGAGGGATAAACGTATTGTGATGATTTTCCAACCCCATCGCTATTCACGTACAAGAGATTTATTTGATGATTTTGTTCAAGTGCTTTCTCAAGTGGATGCGCTTGTTATGCTGGATGTTTATGCCGCAGGTGAAATGCCAATAGTAGGGGCGGATAGTAAAGCCTTATGTCGTTCGATTCGTAATCTTGGTAAAGTTGATCCTATTTTAGTATCGGATACGGCACAATTAGGCGAAGTGCTTGACCAAATTGTCCAAGACGGCGATTTAATTCTTGCACAGGGTGCGGGTAGCGTAAGCAAAATTTCTCGCGGTTTAGCGGAATCTTGGAAAAATTAA
- the murG gene encoding undecaprenyldiphospho-muramoylpentapeptide beta-N-acetylglucosaminyltransferase — protein sequence MNKQKKLLVMAGGTGGHVFPAIAVAQTLQKQGWEICWLGTKDRMEAQLVPKHGIPIRFIQISGLRGKGIKTLLAAPFAILRAIFQAKKIIQEEKPNAVLGMGGYVSGPGGVAAKLCGIPIILHEQNAIAGLTNKWLAKIATRVLQAFPNAFADAEVVGNPVRQDLFQIQPPETRFANRGEKLRVLVVGGSQGARVLNQTLPKVVAQLTDKLEVRHQVGKGSVENVTALYADKASQVKITEFIDDMAEAYAWADIVICRSGALTVCELAAVGTPAIFVPFQHKDRQQYLNAKYLESVGAAKIIEQADLTPEILINYLRNFTRDDLLQMAIKAKEMSMPLAAQRVADVIIENAK from the coding sequence ATGAATAAACAGAAAAAATTATTAGTGATGGCAGGGGGAACCGGTGGACACGTTTTCCCTGCGATTGCCGTTGCCCAAACCTTACAGAAGCAAGGTTGGGAAATTTGTTGGCTTGGGACGAAAGATCGAATGGAAGCCCAACTTGTGCCTAAGCATGGTATTCCGATCCGCTTTATTCAAATTTCGGGTTTGCGCGGTAAAGGGATTAAAACCTTGTTAGCCGCGCCTTTTGCGATTTTGCGCGCCATATTTCAAGCAAAAAAAATTATCCAAGAAGAAAAGCCTAATGCGGTGCTTGGTATGGGAGGTTATGTTTCCGGTCCGGGCGGTGTCGCGGCAAAACTTTGCGGCATTCCGATTATTTTGCATGAACAAAATGCCATTGCCGGTTTAACCAATAAATGGTTGGCAAAGATCGCAACACGCGTGTTGCAAGCCTTTCCGAATGCCTTTGCCGATGCCGAAGTGGTGGGAAATCCCGTCCGTCAAGATTTGTTTCAAATACAGCCGCCTGAAACTCGGTTTGCAAATCGTGGCGAAAAATTACGTGTATTGGTTGTGGGCGGGAGCCAAGGTGCGAGAGTATTGAACCAAACCTTACCGAAGGTTGTCGCACAATTAACCGATAAGTTGGAAGTTCGCCACCAAGTAGGCAAAGGTTCGGTAGAAAATGTAACCGCACTTTATGCAGACAAGGCTTCACAGGTAAAAATTACGGAATTTATTGATGATATGGCGGAAGCCTATGCTTGGGCGGATATTGTGATTTGCCGTTCAGGGGCATTAACAGTATGTGAACTTGCAGCAGTGGGGACACCGGCAATTTTTGTACCCTTCCAACATAAAGATCGACAGCAGTATCTTAATGCAAAATATTTAGAGAGTGTCGGTGCGGCTAAAATTATTGAGCAAGCGGATTTAACACCGGAAATTTTAATTAATTATCTACGGAATTTTACACGTGACGATCTGTTGCAAATGGCAATAAAGGCTAAGGAAATGTCGATGCCGTTGGCGGCGCAACGTGTCGCTGACGTGATTATTGAAAATGCAAAATAA
- the ftsW gene encoding putative lipid II flippase FtsW, whose product MEFIRKIKQNFDSWTRITPQGLLYDRALFWLFVILLMVGLIAVTSASIPYSSRLFNDPFYFAKRDAVYVFFSLITCYFTMQIPTQQWEKWHVKIFFLAIALLFTVLIIGSSVNGAKRWISLGVLNFQPAEFAKLALTCFLSSYFTRRYDEVRSNKLSAFKPFIVMGTMGIFLLYQPDLGSTVVLFVITFGMLFIVGANFWQFIGLIGTGALLFVWLVLSASYRLKRFTGFLEPFKDPYGTGFQLTNSLMAFGRGEITGEGLGNSIQKLDYLPEAHTDFIMAIIGEEFGFIGIFVVIVLLGLLIFRALKIGRESLLLEQRFRGFFALGISFWIFFQGFVNLGMALGMLPTKGLTFPLVSYGGSSIIIMSATIGILLRIDHENRLQRGGQARLRDD is encoded by the coding sequence ATGGAATTTATTCGGAAAATTAAACAAAACTTTGATAGTTGGACCAGAATCACGCCGCAGGGATTATTGTACGACCGCGCGTTGTTCTGGCTTTTCGTAATCTTATTGATGGTTGGCTTGATCGCTGTTACTTCAGCTTCAATTCCTTACAGCTCGCGATTATTTAATGATCCTTTTTATTTCGCAAAGCGTGATGCCGTTTATGTGTTTTTTTCACTGATAACCTGCTATTTCACCATGCAAATTCCCACCCAACAGTGGGAAAAGTGGCACGTTAAAATTTTCTTTTTAGCCATTGCTTTATTGTTTACCGTCTTAATTATCGGTTCTTCCGTGAACGGAGCAAAACGTTGGATTTCTCTCGGTGTGCTTAATTTTCAGCCGGCGGAATTTGCAAAATTGGCCCTTACCTGTTTTTTATCAAGCTATTTTACCCGCCGCTATGATGAAGTACGCTCAAATAAACTCAGTGCGTTTAAACCTTTCATTGTCATGGGGACGATGGGGATATTTTTGTTATATCAACCGGATCTCGGAAGTACGGTGGTATTATTTGTTATCACCTTCGGTATGCTTTTTATCGTAGGGGCGAATTTTTGGCAATTTATCGGTTTAATCGGTACCGGTGCGCTGCTATTTGTCTGGTTGGTGCTTTCGGCATCTTATCGTTTAAAACGTTTTACCGGTTTTTTAGAGCCTTTCAAAGATCCTTACGGCACAGGTTTCCAGTTGACTAACTCATTGATGGCATTCGGACGTGGCGAAATCACAGGTGAAGGATTAGGAAACTCTATTCAAAAGTTAGATTATTTACCGGAAGCGCATACTGACTTCATTATGGCAATCATTGGTGAAGAGTTCGGTTTTATCGGTATTTTTGTGGTTATCGTATTGCTCGGATTATTGATTTTCCGAGCCTTAAAAATCGGACGTGAATCTTTACTATTAGAACAACGTTTCCGTGGATTTTTTGCATTAGGCATTAGTTTTTGGATTTTTTTCCAAGGTTTTGTCAATTTAGGTATGGCGCTTGGAATGCTTCCGACAAAAGGACTGACTTTTCCTCTCGTCAGTTATGGTGGATCAAGTATCATTATTATGTCGGCTACCATCGGTATTTTATTACGCATTGACCATGAAAACCGTTTGCAACGTGGTGGGCAAGCGCGTTTGCGTGATGATTAG